One part of the Clostridium thermosuccinogenes genome encodes these proteins:
- the secG gene encoding preprotein translocase subunit SecG yields the protein MTALRVIVNILHIIFSLSIVVIVLMQSGKSAGLGSIAGGAETFFGKNKGKTIDAMLSKYTGFAAIAFLVTSLALYVLIANS from the coding sequence TTGACAGCACTCAGAGTAATTGTGAATATTCTCCATATAATTTTTTCGTTGTCGATAGTTGTTATAGTGTTGATGCAGTCGGGAAAATCGGCAGGTTTAGGGTCCATAGCTGGAGGAGCTGAAACTTTCTTCGGAAAGAACAAAGGAAAGACGATAGATGCCATGCTCAGCAAATATACTGGTTTTGCTGCAATTGCATTTCTTGTGACCTCACTGGCTTTGTATGTTTTGATAGCTAATTCATAA
- the gpmI gene encoding 2,3-bisphosphoglycerate-independent phosphoglycerate mutase, translating into MKGKQLITLMILDGFGINEREEGNAIKAAYKPNIDRLLKEYPNTVVHTSGMDVGLPRGQMGNSEVGHTNIGAGRIVYQELTRITKSIEDGDFFEKKEFLDAVENCKRNNSKLHLYGLLSDGGVHSHNTHLYALVELAKKQGLKDVYIHCFFDGRDVPPDSALEYVKELENRLDAIGVGKIASVMGRYYAMDRDNRWERVKLAYDAMVLGQGLTAESAIQAVEESYARQELDEFVKPTVIVENGKPVATIGRNDSIIFFNFRPDRAREITRTFVDPEFNGFERQNGFFPVFYVCMTQYDKTMPNVEVAFKPESLTNTFGEYISKKGYTQLRIAETEKYAHVTFFFNGGVETVYEGEDRALIPSPKVATYDLKPEMSAFEVTEEALRRIESKKYDVIILNFANCDMVGHTGVFDAAKAAVEAIDQCIGKIVDAVRAQDGVVLITADHGNAEQMIDYETGGAFTAHTTNVVPLIAVGLGDVELSEGRLADLAPTMLDIMGLEKPAEMTGKSLIKK; encoded by the coding sequence ATGAAAGGAAAGCAATTGATAACATTGATGATTTTAGACGGCTTCGGTATAAACGAAAGGGAAGAAGGCAATGCCATCAAGGCTGCGTACAAGCCAAATATAGACAGGTTGCTTAAGGAATATCCCAATACCGTTGTACATACCAGCGGAATGGATGTAGGCCTTCCCAGAGGCCAGATGGGTAACTCGGAAGTGGGTCATACCAACATCGGCGCAGGAAGGATAGTATACCAGGAGCTCACTAGAATAACCAAGTCCATAGAAGACGGCGACTTCTTTGAAAAGAAGGAGTTTCTTGATGCGGTGGAAAACTGCAAGAGAAATAACTCCAAGCTGCATTTATACGGGCTTTTATCCGATGGAGGAGTCCACAGCCACAATACCCACCTCTATGCTCTGGTGGAACTGGCCAAAAAGCAGGGACTTAAGGATGTATATATACACTGCTTCTTTGATGGTAGGGATGTTCCGCCGGACAGCGCGCTAGAGTATGTGAAGGAGCTGGAAAACAGGCTTGATGCTATTGGCGTGGGAAAGATAGCTTCCGTAATGGGTAGATATTATGCCATGGACAGGGATAATCGCTGGGAAAGGGTAAAGCTCGCCTATGACGCCATGGTTTTGGGCCAGGGTTTAACTGCTGAAAGCGCGATTCAGGCGGTGGAGGAATCCTATGCGAGACAGGAACTGGATGAATTTGTAAAACCCACGGTTATTGTTGAGAATGGAAAACCTGTAGCCACCATAGGCAGGAACGACTCCATCATCTTCTTCAATTTCCGGCCGGACAGGGCGAGGGAAATCACCAGAACATTTGTGGATCCTGAGTTTAACGGTTTTGAAAGACAGAATGGATTTTTCCCTGTATTCTATGTTTGCATGACCCAGTACGACAAGACGATGCCTAATGTAGAAGTGGCTTTCAAGCCGGAAAGCCTGACCAATACCTTTGGAGAATATATAAGCAAGAAAGGTTATACTCAGCTGAGGATAGCCGAGACAGAAAAATATGCTCACGTTACATTCTTCTTCAACGGCGGTGTGGAAACCGTTTATGAAGGTGAGGACAGGGCTCTCATACCTTCCCCGAAGGTGGCAACTTACGATCTCAAGCCTGAAATGAGCGCTTTTGAAGTTACCGAGGAAGCTCTCAGGAGAATTGAATCCAAAAAATATGATGTGATTATTCTGAACTTCGCTAACTGTGACATGGTTGGTCATACCGGAGTTTTCGATGCGGCGAAAGCTGCAGTTGAGGCTATTGACCAGTGCATAGGCAAGATAGTGGATGCAGTTCGGGCACAGGACGGTGTGGTGCTCATCACTGCGGATCACGGCAATGCGGAGCAGATGATAGATTATGAGACCGGTGGTGCCTTTACCGCCCATACCACCAATGTGGTGCCTTTGATTGCAGTAGGTCTTGGCGATGTTGAGCTCAGCGAAGGAAGGCTTGCCGACCTGGCACCGACCATGCTGGACATAATGGGATTGGAAAAGCCGGCAGAGATGACAGGAAAATCGTTGATCAAAAAGTAA
- the eno gene encoding phosphopyruvate hydratase, whose amino-acid sequence MTQYQAIESVFAREILDSRGNPTVEVEVIVEGGFIGRAAVPSGASTGAFEAIELRDGDKSRYLGKGVQKAVDNVNNIIAPEIEGMNVFDQVAIDKKMIELDGTPNKAKLGANAILGVSLAVAKAAAEALGVSLYKYIGGTNAKILPVPMMNILNGGKHADNSVNIQEFMIMPVGATSFKEALRMCAEVFHSLKSVLKSKGYNTAVGDEGGFAPNLKSDEEAIQVIMEAIEAAGFKPGADFRIAIDAASTEMYDEAKKRNMPEGTYYFWKSDIKKTREEMVAFWEELANKYPIISLEDGVAEEDWEGWKLLTERLGKKIQLVGDDLFVTNTERLKKGIDMGVANSILIKVNQIGTLTETLDAIQMANRAGYTAVTSHRSGETEDATIADISVATNAGQIKTGAPSRTDRVAKYNQLLRIEEELGEVAEYPGLDAWFNLKNK is encoded by the coding sequence ATGACACAATATCAGGCGATTGAAAGCGTATTCGCTAGAGAAATTCTTGATTCAAGAGGCAATCCGACCGTTGAGGTTGAAGTTATAGTAGAAGGAGGTTTCATAGGCAGGGCTGCTGTACCATCAGGAGCTTCAACCGGAGCTTTTGAGGCTATAGAATTGAGGGATGGAGACAAATCCAGATACCTCGGCAAAGGTGTTCAAAAGGCTGTTGACAACGTTAACAACATCATTGCTCCTGAAATAGAAGGCATGAATGTATTTGACCAGGTAGCCATAGACAAGAAAATGATAGAGCTGGATGGCACACCCAATAAAGCAAAGCTGGGTGCCAATGCTATTCTTGGTGTTTCCCTCGCTGTTGCCAAAGCGGCTGCAGAAGCTCTGGGAGTAAGCCTTTACAAATACATAGGCGGAACCAATGCTAAAATTTTGCCTGTACCTATGATGAACATCCTGAACGGTGGAAAGCATGCCGACAACAGCGTAAATATACAGGAATTCATGATCATGCCTGTAGGCGCTACAAGCTTCAAGGAAGCTTTGAGGATGTGTGCGGAAGTATTCCATAGCTTAAAGAGCGTTCTCAAATCAAAAGGCTACAATACTGCCGTAGGTGATGAAGGCGGTTTTGCACCTAACTTAAAGAGCGATGAAGAGGCTATTCAGGTGATAATGGAAGCTATCGAAGCAGCAGGCTTCAAGCCGGGAGCAGACTTCAGAATCGCTATTGACGCAGCTTCCACAGAAATGTACGATGAAGCTAAGAAGAGAAATATGCCTGAAGGCACCTACTATTTCTGGAAGAGCGACATCAAGAAGACCAGAGAAGAAATGGTGGCTTTCTGGGAAGAGCTGGCAAACAAATACCCCATCATCTCCCTGGAAGACGGTGTGGCTGAAGAAGACTGGGAAGGCTGGAAACTCCTCACCGAAAGGTTGGGCAAGAAGATTCAGCTGGTTGGAGACGACCTCTTCGTAACCAACACAGAAAGGCTTAAGAAAGGTATAGATATGGGAGTTGCCAACTCCATCCTCATCAAGGTTAACCAGATAGGAACCCTTACCGAGACCCTGGATGCTATACAGATGGCTAACAGAGCCGGATATACAGCTGTTACATCCCATAGGTCCGGTGAGACTGAGGATGCTACAATAGCTGATATATCAGTGGCTACCAATGCTGGACAGATCAAGACCGGTGCCCCTTCCAGAACAGACCGTGTTGCTAAGTACAATCAGCTGCTCAGGATTGAGGAAGAACTGGGTGAGGTTGCTGAGTATCCCGGACTGGATGCATGGTTCAATCTTAAGAACAAATAA